The Hydrogenispora ethanolica nucleotide sequence ATTTCCGCCCATGTTAACTCTAAAATTCGTAAGTTTATTCATTGTCAACTCCAAATCTGGTTCGCTGGTTTGCCCAACTTTATCAAGGCGTATTTGCCGATTCCAAGCTGCGAAAGTTGAGAACTTATATATTTTATCGGTTATTATCTGTTTGATGTTTATCAAGTTAACTCCGCGGGTAACTTGGGCATGAGCAGGTAGAAACTTACAAAAAGAACTTTTAATTCATAAAAAAAGCCCATTATTCGCAGAAAGAGCTTGCTGAGCGACTGAGAGAGCTTGCTGAGCGACTGAGAGAGCTTGTTGAGTGACTGAGAGAGCTTGCTGAGCGACTGAGAGAGCTTGCTGAGCGACTGAGAGAGCTTGCTGAGTGACTGAGAGAGCTTGCTGAGTGACTGAGAGAGCTTGCTGAGTGACTGAGAGAGCTTGCTGAGTGACTGAGAGAGCTTGCTGAGCGACTGAGAGAGCTTGTTGAGTGACTGAGAGAGCTTGCTGAGCGACTGAGAGAGCTTGTTGAGTGACTGAGAGAGCTTGTTGAGTGACTGAGAGAGCTTGCTGAGCGACTGAGAGAGCTTGTTGAGTGACTGAGAGAGCTTGCTGATCCGCAAAGAGAGCATTATCCATAAAACCGGAATCCGTGGCTTTAATAGGGACCTTCGACAATAACCGGACAACCGGCGCCAGAGAGCAAAGACTTGATCGCGGATTTAGCGGATGAAATGATTCCATAGACTGGAGAACGGAAAATGGGTTTTTCTGTGAAATCCCCAAATCCATGAATCCGTGATCGGCTTTTTTCATAGCAGCGTCTTTGCTGGGCAAACTTGATAATCAGATCTGATTTCATTTTGTGAATAAAACAACTCCGGCGATATCGCCGGGGCTGCTAATTTGTCCAAGACATTGCTGTTTATTTGTTATGTTTTCTATATTTACCCGGTGAAATACCCGTGTGTTTTTTAAACTGCCTTATGAAAAAGCTCGTGTCATAATAACCAAGTATCTCGGCGATATAGTTTATAGTGTAGTCCGAGGATCTTATTAAAAATTTTGCCTTATTTATCTTTGCATTGGCTACATATTCAGAAAAAGTAACTCCGATTATCTTGTGAAAAAGTTTTCCGAGATACGTTTCGGAATATCCTAATTGTTTAGCAAATTCTGAAAGCTTAGGCGCAGTTTCAGCAGATGCGTTAATTTTGTCGCACATTTCAAAAACTTTTTTTTCATTGATACCGATGTAGGCTGAAGTCAAATTTTCAGTAGCATTTGAAGTTAAGAATTCATACAGGGCCGCATTCAGCCAGAAAGAAGCCTTTTCAGTCTCGTTTCGGTAAAAAAAGGTGATGACATGATTTAATAGATCCCCAAAGAAAGCAGTATCCGCAATATGTCTATGCTGAACTCCCCACGGGGAAACGTTTTTTTGGTTTTCTGAAATACTAAAATGGACATGGATGACAAACAGCGGAGATAATGGATCGTGGTTTCCGATGTATTTTTTCCCCGGTGCAAGCAGCATGCATGAACCGGCCGACACTTCGAAAGTTTCCGACGCGGTCCTAATTTCGCCTTTTCCGCGAAATACGGCCCAAAGATCATAGTCGTCGAAACCATTGTCAGCGGTTATCCAACTCCAATCCGGAGCGCAGTCCGTAATACCACATGAATTAATTATTAATTGATAATCTTTTATAATTCGGAAGCCTCCATACCTTTTATAGAATATGTCGTAATAATACAATATCGCGTCGTAGAAATCAATGCTCCTGCCTTCCTGTTTGTGCTAGTATTTACTTAATAAAAAACGGAGGTGGAGATATGAAGAATCCCAATATCAAGATCAAAGTCGTTGTCCAGGCGAAGAAAGAAAATGTTCCAGGCTGGCCGCATATCAATTTCGACTATTTGAAAGAAACCGAAAAGGTTATGGAATGTGTAAAAGCCGGAAATTCGGAGACCGAATTTGACGTGATAAAATACACGGCTGTTGCCGAGGCGGAAGCTGATTATCAGGCTGATCTTAAAAAATACAGCGGCGTTCTTGTCCTGGAAATGACCAATTGGATAGGACTCGATGCGTTTTATGCCAGAAAAAGCATTGACGGCATCCCGTGTGTTATTGCAGATGTTCCTTTCTGCGGAAGCGGCTCGACTTTGTCCGGAGCAAGCCCTATGGTTAGAAACGAAAAACTGCCCGTTCCGATCATTGCGTCAAGTAATTATAACGATATAGCGCGTGGTGCAAAACTTTTGGCCGTTAATGAAAAGCTTAAAAATACAACGATACTTGTAGTAAAAAACAGTGTGCAAATGGATGAGCAAAAAGCGGCTATGGAAAAATGGGGATGTAAATTCATAAACAGGACGGCAGCCGAGCTCATAAAGATTTTTGATTCTGTGCCGCTGGAAAAGGCGGAAAAAACGGCCAACTATTGGAAAGAGTCCGCTCTGGGAGTAATCGAACCTAACGATGCCGATATTCTGGAAAGCGCAAAGCTCTATCATGCGATAAAAGCACTAAAAGAGGAATGCTCCGCAGATGCGGTAACCATCGACTGTCTAGGACTTTCATATCATAATGATTACGGAAATAACAAGCATATGTATCCATGCCTTTCTTATTATCAGATGTGTAACGACGGAGAGATAGGTGTATGCGAGGCTGATATCAATTCAACAATATCGTCCATCATAATCCTATATCTAACCGGCCGCTACGGTTTTGTATCCGATCCGGTGGTAGATACTTCTTCCGATGAAATTACATATGCCCATTGCGTCGCCTGCCGGAAGCTATTCGGCTGTGATGATCTTAGAACATGTAGCTTTATATACGCAGCCATGCCGAAGATCAGCAAGGCGCATCAGTTCAAGTGATATTCCCTAGCGGAGAAAAGCTTACGACGATTAATCTGAATAATAAGGCAAACTGGGCTTGCGTCCATTCCGCGCGATCGGTCGGCAACGCAGGCGGAGATGCGGGATGCCGAAGTAAGCTCGTGGCTTCGTGCAACGCCGATAACCTTCTTGCAAATTGGATGCCCATGTGGCATCGCGTTACAGTTTTCGGCGATTACCGACGCGATTTTATCAACTTGTTCAAACTCAAAGGCTTTGATTGGAAAGAGGAAGATAAATAGAGGGGACGCAATATAGCTTTTTTGCTGAAAATCAGTTCGAATAAAGCCATAATAAAAAATGAAAACCCTTGAATTCAAAGGGTTTTACCGATATGGCACAGTTAATTCTTTTCACATTTTGACATATATAATTGAATAATCAGCTTATAGTATCAAGCGTGATGGCGCGGCCTAATTAGCCGCCCTGCTAACCGGACCTGGCTCAGCGCCAGCGTCGGCGGTTGTTTCGCGATGCGCCGGCTGTTTGCCGAGGTAGGCTTCTTTGACCCTAGGGTCCTGGGCCAGTTGCGCGGCTGGGCCGTGCAGCACGATCCTGCCGTTCTCCAGGACATAGCCGCGATGGGCGATCTTCAAGGCCATATTGGCGTTCTGCTCCACCAGCAGAATGGCCGTGCCCTGTTCATTGATCTCCTGCAGGATCCGGAAGACCTCCTTTACCAGCAGCGGCGAGAGGCCCATCGACGGCTCATCCAGGAGCATCAGGCGGCAGTTGGTCATCAGGGCCCGGGCCACCGCCAGCATCTGTTGCTCGCCACCGCTCAGGGTGCCGGCCAGTTGCTTTTGGCGCTCCGCCAGGCGGGGGAAGAGCTTGAAGATCCGGTCGCAGCTGTCGCCCCTGCGGGCCTTGCTCCGGCAGGTCCAGGTCGCCAACTGCAGATTTTCGAGAACCGTCAGGCTGGGGAAGATGCCGCGGCCCTCGGGAACCTGGGCGATTCCCAGGCTGACCACCTGGTGGGCCGGGATATTGGCCAGACTGCGGCCGGCGAACTCGATTTCGCCCGCCGCCGCCGGGATCACCCGGGAGATGGCCCGCAGGGTGGTGGATTTGCCGGCGCCATTGGCGCCGAGCAGGGAGACGATCTCGCCTTCGTTCAATTCCAGATCGATGCCGTGCAAGGCGCGGATGGCGCCATAGGCCACCGCCAGTTTTTTGATGGTTAACAGACTCATGCCGTGGCCTCCTCTTCGCCGAGATAAGCCCGGATGACCAGTGGATGATTGGTGACCGTCGCCGGGTCGCCCTCGGCGATGGTCTGGCCAAAGTCGATCACCTGGATCAGGCCGCACAGCTCCATGACCACCGGCATCTGATGCTCGATGAGCAGGATCGCCAGGGGGAAATCCCGGTGGACGTTACGGATGAATTGGATCAGATCCTCGACTTCCTTGGGGTTCATTCCGGCGGCCGGTTCATCCAGCAACAGCACCCGCGGGTTGGTCGCCAACGCCCGGGCGATCTCCAGCCGCCGCTGCTCGCCGTAGGATAGGTTTCTGGCCAGCTCCCGGCCGCGGTCAGCCAGGCCGAAACGGTCCAGATATTCCAGGCTCTCGCGGCGGATCCTTTCCTCGGCGCGGCGGAAACGGCCCGAATGGATCAGGCTATCCCAGAAATGATAGCCGGTCCGGCTGTGGAAGGCCATCCGGATATTATCCATGACGCTCATCTGGGCGAAAAGCCGGATATTCTGAAAGGTGCGGGCGATTCCGGCCCGGGCGATGGCATCCGCCGCATGAGCGGTGATATCGGTCCCGGCGAAATAAATCCGGCCGCTGTCCGGATGGTAGACCCCGCTGATTAGATTGAAGATCGTGGTTTTGCCGGCGCCATTGGGACCGATGATGCCGCGGATCTCCCGTTCCGACAGTTCCAGGCCGAAATTGGCCACCGCCGTCAATCCGCCGAAGGCTTTGTTAATTTGCTCTAGTCTCAGGATGGCTCCCATGCTCAACCCTCTCTTCCTTTAAGCGCAGCCAGCGCCATTCCTTGTTACCCATCAGGCCGTACTGGCGCGTCAGCATGATCACGATCAGAATCAGCGGGCTGATGACCATCCGCAGGTCGGCCAGGCGGGGATCGAACGCCAGTAGATTACGGAGCAGCTCCATTAAGATCGTATAGACCACCACGCCCAGGATCGAGCCGGACAGACTGCCCATGCCGCCGAGGTACAGCATCACCAGGATCTCGGTGGTCTTGATGTAATCGAAACTCTTCGGGGTAATGAACTGCTGGTATTGGGC carries:
- a CDS encoding ABC transporter ATP-binding protein produces the protein MGAILRLEQINKAFGGLTAVANFGLELSEREIRGIIGPNGAGKTTIFNLISGVYHPDSGRIYFAGTDITAHAADAIARAGIARTFQNIRLFAQMSVMDNIRMAFHSRTGYHFWDSLIHSGRFRRAEERIRRESLEYLDRFGLADRGRELARNLSYGEQRRLEIARALATNPRVLLLDEPAAGMNPKEVEDLIQFIRNVHRDFPLAILLIEHQMPVVMELCGLIQVIDFGQTIAEGDPATVTNHPLVIRAYLGEEEATA
- a CDS encoding AraC family transcriptional regulator — protein: MYYYDIFYKRYGGFRIIKDYQLIINSCGITDCAPDWSWITADNGFDDYDLWAVFRGKGEIRTASETFEVSAGSCMLLAPGKKYIGNHDPLSPLFVIHVHFSISENQKNVSPWGVQHRHIADTAFFGDLLNHVITFFYRNETEKASFWLNAALYEFLTSNATENLTSAYIGINEKKVFEMCDKINASAETAPKLSEFAKQLGYSETYLGKLFHKIIGVTFSEYVANAKINKAKFLIRSSDYTINYIAEILGYYDTSFFIRQFKKHTGISPGKYRKHNK
- a CDS encoding ABC transporter ATP-binding protein, producing the protein MSLLTIKKLAVAYGAIRALHGIDLELNEGEIVSLLGANGAGKSTTLRAISRVIPAAAGEIEFAGRSLANIPAHQVVSLGIAQVPEGRGIFPSLTVLENLQLATWTCRSKARRGDSCDRIFKLFPRLAERQKQLAGTLSGGEQQMLAVARALMTNCRLMLLDEPSMGLSPLLVKEVFRILQEINEQGTAILLVEQNANMALKIAHRGYVLENGRIVLHGPAAQLAQDPRVKEAYLGKQPAHRETTADAGAEPGPVSRAAN